The Phocoena sinus isolate mPhoSin1 chromosome 17, mPhoSin1.pri, whole genome shotgun sequence genome contains a region encoding:
- the TMEM70 gene encoding transmembrane protein 70, mitochondrial isoform X2 has product MLLLALGGPWAAGLRLGGKRTAPWAATALRGPRAAVWRAASCRGSSGRGGGAGLSAAATLLPCRIPVSWERCVRCLHTQLEKSEDGRLIYTGNLARAVFGVKCFSYSTSLISLAFLPYIFAQNNIIFGSLPLQILFYGIIGSFTVITPTLLHFLTKGYVIRLYHEATTDTYKAITYNVVLLETSTVFHQNDVTIPSSTHVFTTFYAKTKSLLVNPALFPNPEDYNHLMGYDKPFTFDVEEASEKKQLKEEK; this is encoded by the exons ATGCTGCTTCTGGCGTTGGGCGGCCCGTGGGCGGCCGGACTGCGGCTTGGTGGGAAGAGGACGGCACCGTGGGCAGCCACTGCGCTCCGAGGCCCTAGGGCGGCCGTCTGGCGGGCGGCCTCCTGCAGAGGCTcctcggggcggggcgggggcgcggggctGTCGGCAGCCGCGACGCTTCTGCCGTGTCGG ATACCTGTTTCTTGGGAAAGATGTGTTCGATGTTTACATACACaacttgaaaaatcagaagatggAAGGCTGATTTATACTGGGAATCTGGCCCGAGCAGTATTTG gtGTGAAATGTTTTTCTTACTCTACAAGTCTGATCAGCCTTGCATTTCTACCGTACATTTTTGcacaaaataatattatatttggaAGTCTGCCTTTGCAAATCTTATTTTATGGCATCATAGGAAGCTTTACAGTGATCACTCCAACACTGCTTCACTTTCTTACAAAAGGCTATGTCATTCGGTTGTACCATGAGGCCACAACAGACACTTATAAAGCCATTACTTATAATGTTGTGCTTTTGGAAACGAGTACAGTGTTCCACCAGAATGACGTGACGATTCCAAGTAGCACACATGTGTTTACCACATTTTATGCTAAAACAAAATCACTGTTAGTTAATCCAGCACTCTTTCCAAACCCTGAAGACTATAACCATCTAATGGGTTATGACAAACCATTCACTTTTGATGTGGAAGAAGCCAGTGAAAAGAAACAGcttaaagaagagaaatga
- the TMEM70 gene encoding transmembrane protein 70, mitochondrial isoform X1, which translates to MLLLALGGPWAAGLRLGGKRTAPWAATALRGPRAAVWRAASCRGSSGRGGGAGLSAAATLLPCRVRAQIPVSWERCVRCLHTQLEKSEDGRLIYTGNLARAVFGVKCFSYSTSLISLAFLPYIFAQNNIIFGSLPLQILFYGIIGSFTVITPTLLHFLTKGYVIRLYHEATTDTYKAITYNVVLLETSTVFHQNDVTIPSSTHVFTTFYAKTKSLLVNPALFPNPEDYNHLMGYDKPFTFDVEEASEKKQLKEEK; encoded by the exons ATGCTGCTTCTGGCGTTGGGCGGCCCGTGGGCGGCCGGACTGCGGCTTGGTGGGAAGAGGACGGCACCGTGGGCAGCCACTGCGCTCCGAGGCCCTAGGGCGGCCGTCTGGCGGGCGGCCTCCTGCAGAGGCTcctcggggcggggcgggggcgcggggctGTCGGCAGCCGCGACGCTTCTGCCGTGTCGGGTGCGAGCGCAG ATACCTGTTTCTTGGGAAAGATGTGTTCGATGTTTACATACACaacttgaaaaatcagaagatggAAGGCTGATTTATACTGGGAATCTGGCCCGAGCAGTATTTG gtGTGAAATGTTTTTCTTACTCTACAAGTCTGATCAGCCTTGCATTTCTACCGTACATTTTTGcacaaaataatattatatttggaAGTCTGCCTTTGCAAATCTTATTTTATGGCATCATAGGAAGCTTTACAGTGATCACTCCAACACTGCTTCACTTTCTTACAAAAGGCTATGTCATTCGGTTGTACCATGAGGCCACAACAGACACTTATAAAGCCATTACTTATAATGTTGTGCTTTTGGAAACGAGTACAGTGTTCCACCAGAATGACGTGACGATTCCAAGTAGCACACATGTGTTTACCACATTTTATGCTAAAACAAAATCACTGTTAGTTAATCCAGCACTCTTTCCAAACCCTGAAGACTATAACCATCTAATGGGTTATGACAAACCATTCACTTTTGATGTGGAAGAAGCCAGTGAAAAGAAACAGcttaaagaagagaaatga